A region of the Oncorhynchus clarkii lewisi isolate Uvic-CL-2024 chromosome 4, UVic_Ocla_1.0, whole genome shotgun sequence genome:
CTGTTAGACCAATAATAGCCCTGGTTACAATGAGGCAAACTCAGACAGGGCAAATGCATTTTTAAAAACTGAATAAAAAACCTTTATACAAGTTAATATATACATTCATGGGAAACAAAACACTACATTTAGCTGTCCACCACCGTCAAAGAATTCGATGAAGGCCAACCTGAACTGTAGAACATGAAGCTTGGGTGATCTGCATCCACAGCGATGGTGATTGGGCCAATGGTTGCCACAGCGTCAGCCAGGACCTGCTCATCTCCAGAGGGTATGAACCTGTAATCAGTGATGCTGGCAACTGACTGACTGCTGTCATAGAAACAGGGTTGGGTGTCCTAGAAATACAGAAATGTGTTTTATCCTCAGCCATTGTACTTCTTAAATCATGTTGCTATTAACATTATGTAACATTGGTGTACATGGTCAGGGATGTCCCCAGTCAGACTCTTACCACTGATGTGTAGGGGTAGGTGTCTGTGGACTGAAGCCCATTCTGAACCACATAATTATAGGCATTAGCCATCCAGGCCCCACTGCAGCCATATGTGCCGTAGGGCTTGGAGCAGTCCACAAGGTTCTGCTCACTCAAGGACACCAGTTGACCTGTCCTCTTGAACATTTGTCCCTCGATGGCCCCCGTAGTGCTAAAGGCCCAGCAGGAGCCACAATAGCCCTGTGAAATCAATAGACAGCATGAATTTAAAATCACTTCCTAGTTTGCACTGATATTCTACTTACAGAATTTTTTAAAGCAAAGCCTCACCTGGTCTTTGACCTCAGTGACATAGCCCATGGCTCTGTAGTCAACGGTAACAGACCCTAACTTCTGAGCACTGGCACGTAGCTTTCGAGCTGATGCATTCTTCCCTCTTTTCTTTATTTTGCTATTTATCATGGCACCTTGCAAACGTTTGTATTCGTGCCTTGTCTACgcattggagagagagaaattccAAAGTGATTTAGTATGAAATGTATGAAGGAATCAATGAATAATGGGAAAATACCGTTTCAATACACGTCAATAAGAACAATCTCTCATAATGTATACAAATGAACAGAAGTTAGAACTTAAAAGGGAATGTTGCAGCTCTCAGTGAAAATTGCTCTAAGTGGACCATTATAAGTAATTCACAGAAGTACCTTGGACTATAACATCCTGTAGAAGT
Encoded here:
- the LOC139407622 gene encoding digestive cysteine proteinase 2, coding for MKTRQPNFPSVQWASLMGRAVLLSLLLSDPLRVASDSDEEVQEPSEWQTWKRSNGVSYDEKLDDIERKAIWDDNMRVIDENNNSFLRGTKMFTMAMNKYGDLTRHEYKRLQGAMINSKIKKRGKNASARKLRASAQKLGSVTVDYRAMGYVTEVKDQGYCGSCWAFSTTGAIEGQMFKRTGQLVSLSEQNLVDCSKPYGTYGCSGAWMANAYNYVVQNGLQSTDTYPYTSVDTQPCFYDSSQSVASITDYRFIPSGDEQVLADAVATIGPITIAVDADHPSFMFYSSGIYEEPSCNPNNLSHAVLLVGYGSEGGQDYWIIKNSWGTAWGEGGYMRMIRNGSNTCGIASYALYPIL